From Candidatus Binataceae bacterium, the proteins below share one genomic window:
- a CDS encoding class I fructose-bisphosphate aldolase, whose protein sequence is MTPRVREILGWYSGHNPGVLTNLARLLNHGRLGGSGRLVILPVDQGFEHGPARSFAPNPPGYDPLYHFELAIELGLSAYAAPLGFLEAGAARFAGEIPLILKCNSHDVLLAEKDPLPAMTAGVEDALRLGCVGVGFTIYPGSAHRVSMYEQCRELTELAKEAGLISVVWSYPRGSDLSKEGETAVDVCAYAAQIAAQLGAHVIKVKLPTAHIEEEPARKVYEQYRVPISTLAERVRHVVQSAFNGHRIVIFSGGETKGRNEDILEEIRAIRAGGGFGSIIGRNSFQRQRADAIRLLTDVMNIYADK, encoded by the coding sequence ATGACGCCACGCGTACGCGAGATACTGGGCTGGTACAGCGGTCACAACCCTGGGGTGCTGACCAATCTGGCGCGCCTGCTAAACCATGGCCGTCTGGGCGGCAGCGGGCGGCTGGTGATCCTGCCCGTCGATCAGGGTTTCGAGCATGGACCGGCGCGCAGCTTTGCGCCCAATCCTCCAGGCTACGATCCGCTCTATCACTTTGAGCTGGCGATCGAGCTGGGACTGAGCGCCTATGCAGCCCCGCTGGGCTTTTTGGAGGCCGGCGCTGCGCGCTTCGCGGGCGAGATTCCTCTCATTCTCAAGTGCAACAGCCACGACGTCCTGCTAGCCGAAAAGGATCCGTTGCCAGCGATGACCGCGGGAGTGGAAGACGCGCTGCGGCTGGGCTGCGTGGGGGTGGGCTTCACCATCTACCCCGGCTCCGCCCATCGCGTGTCGATGTACGAACAATGCCGGGAGTTGACCGAGCTGGCCAAGGAAGCAGGATTGATCTCGGTGGTTTGGTCCTATCCGCGCGGCTCGGATCTGAGCAAAGAGGGCGAGACCGCGGTGGATGTGTGCGCCTACGCGGCCCAAATCGCCGCTCAGCTCGGCGCCCACGTGATTAAGGTCAAGCTGCCCACCGCCCATATCGAAGAAGAGCCCGCGCGCAAGGTTTACGAACAGTATCGGGTGCCGATCTCGACCCTAGCCGAGCGCGTGCGCCACGTCGTCCAGAGCGCCTTCAACGGCCATCGGATCGTGATTTTCTCCGGCGGCGAGACCAAGGGACGCAACGAGGACATCCTGGAGGAGATCCGCGCGATTCGTGCCGGCGGCGGCTTTGGCTCGATCATCGGACGCAATTCCTTTCAGCGCCAGCGTGCCGATGCGATCCGTTTGCTCACTGATGTGATGAACATATATGCCGACAAATAG